A window from Drosophila nasuta strain 15112-1781.00 chromosome 3, ASM2355853v1, whole genome shotgun sequence encodes these proteins:
- the LOC132794234 gene encoding LOW QUALITY PROTEIN: dynactin subunit 2 (The sequence of the model RefSeq protein was modified relative to this genomic sequence to represent the inferred CDS: deleted 1 base in 1 codon) yields MADPKFQNLPGIAYDQPDVYETPDDPEPDTSDYYEEEPENDAIERMHISPSVAHKRFNNASLEGSVDFTDRIGRRLCRGYDVRGGEYELVGLGEKETPVQKCQRLQIEMNELLNEVAALQVDRKIADEEKQSYDAVATVISTAKRVLDTLKLEQVLGKEQMPNDKQVKALVSQVEEFKQSGVLTALPTPGTDLASTARVASLEQRLHQLEKAVGAQPEKLSRLTAVTNTSNVLEAVRHLSTKAALLQPDKLDVIEQRLSSLAGKMDAIQEKSSGSPQDAKRDQKISELYDIAKRTEPVVEILPHVIERMQALESLHKYANNFAKIIAEIEQKQGTITTSLVNNKELLHSVQETFAQNLETINNKVAKVEQRVTAITNAK; encoded by the exons ATGGCAGATCCGAAATTTCAAAATCTTCCCGGTATT GCTTATGACCAACCGGATGTTTATGAAACTCCAGATGATCCAGAGCCCGATACATCGGACTATTACGAGGAGGAACCGGAGAACGATGCCATCGAGCGCATGCACATTTCACCAAGCGTCGCGCACAAGCGTTTCAATAATGCTTCACTCGAAGGCAGCGTTGACTTCACGGATCGCATTGGACGCCGCCTGTGCCGTGGCTACGACGTGCGAGGCGGTGAATACGAGCTGGTTGGCCTAGGTGAGAAGGAGACACCTGTGCAAAAATGCCAACGTCTGCAGATTGAGATGAACGAGCTGCTCAATGAAGTAGCCGCTCTGCAAGTTGATCGCAAAATCGCTGATGAAGAGAAGCAATCTTATGATGCAGTGGCAACTGTAATCAGCACTGCGAAACGTGTGTTGGACACATTGAAATTGGAACAGGTGCTGGGCAAAGAACAAATGCCCAATGATAAGCAGGTTAAGGCTCTGGTCTCTCAAGTAGAAGAATTTAAGCAGTCCGGTGTTCTAACTGCGTTGCCAACTCCCGGCACTGACTTGGCGTCCACGGCACGTGTGGCAAGTCTCGAGCAGCGTTTGCATCAGCTGGAA AAAGCTGTAGGAGCTCAGCCCGAGAAGCTGAGCCGCCTGACAGCGGTTACCAATACAAGCAATGTGCTTGAAGCTGTGCGGCATTTGAGTACCAAGGCAGCTTTACTTCAGCCGGATAAACTTGATGTAATCGAGCAACGATTGTCTTCGCTAGCGGGTAAAATGGATGCCATACAGGAGAAGTCCAGCGGCAGTCCACAGGATGCTAAGCGCGACCAAAAGATATCTGAACTTTATGATATTGCAAAACGTACCGAACCTGTAGTTGAAATACTGCCACATGTGATTGAGCGCATGCAAGCGTTGGAATCGCTGCATAAATATG CAAACAATTTCGCTAAGATTATTGCTGAAATCGAACAGAAACAAGGCACAATTACCACCAGTTTGGTCAATAACAAGGAACTACTTCATTCGGTGCAGGAGACGTTTGCTCAAAATCTGGAAACTATAAACAACAAAGTAGCCAAGGTTGAACAACGAGTCACAGCGATTACTAATGCTAAATAG
- the LOC132794226 gene encoding protein transport protein Sec31A: MKVKELQKTVNIAWSPAQQQQIYLAAGTAAQQFDSNASSTLEIYSPNIGDASYDLELKASVPSDFKFQKVIWSPAGINGGTHPNGLIVGGCEAGHINVYSAAKLLANEEPLLARQDKHTGAVTGLDFNPFLNNLLASCASESEIYIWDLNNPASPLNPGAKTQPLEDVKNVAWNRQVQHILASVFSTRCVIWDLRKSQQIIKLSDTQSRVRWHAIEWHPEVATQVWLASEDDQAPVVQLWDLRYATAPAKTYQIHDRGVLGMSWCQQDNDLMVSCGKDNRIYCWNPNTKIPEGEILSEVATTASWYSDVQFCPRNPALIASASLEGTVSIYSLNGGTHHLVQTSEKIADSFPGMDQFAQAPLPQQATQVVYHDLAHAPKWMKRPCGVAFGFGGKLVSFNGTSKTVKVEQLTTEPGVVERANALEQSLAGANYAEYCRERADKSADQHGRYIWYFIKANFELNPKEEMLNLLGYNKEDIDGKFTKFIKEPESNSQSDVDTLTTRISTLTHQTADNNGTGINSQALNDYPAAPRLQFKIPSGDHVDSLITEAILTGNIEAAVELCLEAQRIPEALIIASTAGIEILSRTQSRYLLQQKNELSNVISALVSRDWLDFVNHCTVDSWKEALVAALKHSERKIVDICERLGDRLLNECPSSVEFTRNAMLCYICAGSIDKLVSAWYQLKQLEQQNENYKLNTQELQELAEVVMLLTKSLEQQGIAVDFAGRFAGFISEYSGLLASQGALTAALQYITTLSKTNLESDDLSQLRERISNAVNVDQVQPVAAQAAVAPLNYRRHQEPRGSFSKPANPLIFGQPQNQYNAPVNNGWQQPQPAAPPAVPLAAAPFQPAQPPTQIFNPPQLKAEPLTHPPRPHSNASSTGGPPAAASGGSGLHSRSKYVLDPSVAAPTSSYGMPYNPVPAPAAAPFGGSLAPLPQAAPVPQTYNTNAFNTNPISSAQPFNPTPFMGAPQNNYLPGIAPIETAAPPPLVQNVQRNPTPPPGWNDPPALKSSRVPKPRPAAEPSSAPILHPLYGVDPNQNQNNYMDPNQYQQNAPPTGNTAFYNPAANNNQQAFPPQQQLNFQPSAVPNQQQQQQPQQYWPGQPQQQSFGYTEQPAPIQEQRQPEPPKEKPPLPEEYIYLQTVLEELKNQCLSATNDPRTKRKFVDVVKRLENLYDCLRDGRLTATTVQHLNQIVQYIQIADYANALEVHTRIAFGTDFAQCAGFMQGLKVLLQSASELQLVLR; this comes from the exons atgaaagtaaaagaACTGCAGAAGACTGTGAACATTGCCTGGTCGccagcgcagcagcaacaaatttatttagctGCCGGCACTGCAGCCCAGCAATTTGATTCGAATGCAAGCTCGACTTTGGAGATCTATTCTCCAAATATTGGCGATGCCAGCTATGATTTGGAACTGAAGGCAAGCGTGCCCAGCGATTTCAA aTTTCAAAAGGTTATCTGGAGTCCAGCTGGCATTAATGGGGGAACACACCCAAATGGTTTGATTGTAGGCGGCTGTGAAGCGGGGCATATTAATGTTTATTCGGCAGCCAAGCTGCTTGCCAATGAGGAACCATTGTTGGCACGCCAGGATAAGCACACTGGTGCCGTCACTGGCTTAGACTTTAATCCTTTCCTCAATAACTTGCTGGCTTCATGTGCCTCGGAGTCTGAGATTTACATTTGGGACCTGAACAACCCCGCGAGTCCACTCAATCCTGGCGCAAAAACTCAGCCCTTGGAAGATGTGAAGAATGTGGCATGGAATCGTCAAGTGCAGCACATATTGGCATCTGTGTTCAGCACACGTTGCGTGATTTGGGATCTGCGCAAGAGTCAGCAGATCATCAAGCTATCAGACACTCAGTCGCGTGTGCGTTGGCATGCCATTGAATGGCATCCCGAGGTAGCCACCCAAGTCTGGCTGGCATCCGAAGATGATCAAGCTCCAGTGGTCCAATTGTGGGACTTACGTTATGCCACAGCTCCGGCGAAAACCTATCAGATACACGATCGCGGCGTATTGGGCATGTCGTGGTGTCAGCAGGACAATGACTTAATGGTGTCGTGTGGCAAGGACAATCGCATCTACTGCTGGAAtccaaataccaaaataccagAAGGAGAAATCCTTTCGGaggtggcaacaacagcttcaTGGTATTCCGATGTGCAGTTCTGTCCACGCAATCCTGCTTTGATTGCCAGCGCCAGCTTGGAGGGAACTGTTTCCATTTACTCACTCAACGGCGGCACTCATCATTTGGTGCAAACATCTGAGAAAATTGCGGACTCCTTCCCAGGCATGGATCAATTTGCCCAAGCGCCGCTGCCTCAGCAGGCCACCCAAGTGGTCTATCACGATTTAGCGCATGCTCCCAAGTGGATGAAGCGTCCATGTGGCGTAGCTTTTGGT TTCGGTGGAAAACTGGTCAGTTTCAATGGCACTTCAAAAACTGTGAAGGTAGAACAGTTGACAACCGAGCCAGGAGTTGTGGAACGTGCTAATGCTTTGGAGCAGTCTTTGGCTGGTGCTAACTATGCAGAGTATTGCCGAGAACGGGCCGATAAGTCGGCAGATCAGCATGGTcgctacatttggtatttcattAAGGCGAACTTTGAACTAAATCCCAAAGAAGAAATGCTCAATCTCTTAG GCTATAACAAAGAGGATATTGATGGCAAGTTTACGAAATTCATCAAAGAACCCGAAAGCAACTCACAGTCTGACGTGGACACGCTGACGACACGCATATCAACGCTTACACAT caAACTGCCGATAACAATGGAACTGGCATTAATTCACAAGCCCTCAACGATTATCCAGCTGCTCCGCGACTGCAGTTTAAGATTCCAAGTGGTGATC ACGTCGACAGTTTAATAACTGAAGCAATACTAACTGGCAACATCGAAGCTGCTGTCGAACTGTGTCTGGAGGCTCAACGCATTCCAGAGGCTCTCATCATTGCCTCCACAGCGGGCATTGAGATCTTATCACGTACGCAGTCACGTTATTTGTTGCAGCAGAAGAATGAACTCTCCAATGTCATCTCGGCATTGGTATCACGCGACTGGCTTGACTTTGTTAACCACTGCACCGTGGATTCGTGGAAGGAGGCCTTGGTTGCTGCTCTGAAGCACAGCGAGCGCAAAATCGTTGACATCTGTGAAAGACTCGGCGATCGCCTATTGAATGAATGCCCCAGCAGCGTTGAGTTCACACGCAATGCCATGTTGTGCTACATCTGTGCGGGAAGCATTGATAAGCTAGTGAGCGCCTGGTATCAACTGaagcagctggagcagcagaATGAGAACTATAAACTCAACACTCAGGAGTTACAGGAGCTGGCCGAGGTGGTGATGCTGCTCACCAAGTCCCTAGAACAGCAAGGCATTGCTGTTGATTTCGCTGGACGCTTTGCAGGCTTCATATCCGAGTATAGCGGACTGCTGGCCTCCCAAGGTGCACTCACTGCTGCCCTTCAGTACATTACCACATTGAGTAAGACCAATTTGGAAAGTGATGATTTGAGTCAACTACGTGAGCGCATTAGCAACGCCGTCAACGTGGATCAGGTGCAGCCTGTTGCAGCCCAAGCTGCTGTCGCACCCTTGAACTATAGGCGCCATCAGGAGCCGCGTGGCTCCTTCTCGAAGCCCGCAAATCCACTGATTTTTGGACAACCGCAGAACCAATACAATGCGCCCGTAAACAATGGCTGGCAACAGCCACAACCAGCAGCACCACCAGCTGTACCCTTGGCAGCAGCTCCCTTCCAGCCAGCTCAGCCACCTACACAAATCTTTAATCCTCCTCAGCTTAAAGCAGAACCACTTACGCATCCACCGCGACCACACAGCAATGCCAGCTCGACGGGTGGTCCTCCTGCCGCTGCAAGTGGCGGTTCAGGATTGCATTCACGTTCGAAATACGTTTTGGATCCATCTGTGGCAGCGCCGACCAGTTCGTATGGCATGCCATACAATCCAGTTCCAGCTCCAGCGGCAGCGCCATTTGGAGGCTCTCTAGCGCCCTTACCACAAGCTGCTCCTGTGCCGCAGACATATAATACCAATGCCTTCAATACGAATCCCATATCGTCGGCTCAACCATTCAATCCAACTCCATTTATGGGAGCGCCGcaaaacaattatttgccGGGTATTGCACCCATTGAAACTGCAGCTCCGCCGCCGCTCGTTCAGAATGTACAGCGTAATCCCACACCGCCACCCGGCTGGAACGATCCCCCAGCTTTGAAATCATCTCGAGTG CCTAAGCCCAGGCCTGCTGCAGAGCCTTCATCTGCTCCAATTCTGCATCCATTATATGGAGTTGATCcgaatcaaaatcaaaataactATATGGATCCCAATCAATATCAG CAAAATGCTCCACCAACAGGAAATACTGCGTTTTACAATCCGGCagcaaataataatcaacaaGCCTTTCCCCCACAACAGCAGTTGAACTTCCAACCATCGGCGGTGCcaaatcaacagcagcaacaacaaccgcagcaATACTGGCCTGGTCAGCCTCAGCAGCAATCGTTTGGATACACCGAACAGCCAGCACCCATCCAAGAGCAGCGTCAACCAGAGCCGCCCAAGGAGAAGCCTCCACTTCCCGAGGAGTACATCTATCTGCAAACGGTGCTAGAAGAGCTGAAAAATCAATGCTTAAGCGCGACTAACGATCCG CGTACCAAACGAAAATTCGTGGATGTGGTGAAACGATTGGAAAATCTCTATGATTGCTTGCGCGATGGAAGG CTGACGGCGACAACTGTGCAACATCTGAATCAAATCGTACAATACATTCAAATAGCCGACTACGCCAATGCCCTTGAAGTGCACACGCGCATTGCTTTTGGCACGGACTTTGCCCAATGTGCTGGTTTCATGCAAGGCCTCAAGGTCCTGCTGCAATCCGCATCCGAGTTGCAATTGGTATTGCGTTAG
- the LOC132794233 gene encoding uncharacterized protein LOC132794233, whose amino-acid sequence MFMPETEDMLPRAAPRPAAAVPMGHNEEIVKPTVPEVSILFGQAPQQQQQQQLRPQQQQETTTTFASWKKQLLPRVNFSPVLATELGPASPPVPSTAPVCNDYNNYLSRSRGLDVDRSTPTVNSNLCYAVNVPHPFTRETFPSTPQSHCPPHYVQGQSPAIATDVLTICAGTQTEPESVASRRDSLSAIADELGNLANKSDLREVLVQLDLMRQEQQHLRRLCESLVQQQQQCVQKTFMETSTQCDILNVKSNAMVKRITPVVHDYIVEEDERSTPYEGPPRAAAPPFQSPRAVPPMAQSTGYRPNTPQPKQSPAANNPLMNAVLQKPNTEKSLVMNELARKYLPQRQITELMDELRLSPTTTPTNGVVNNANASAGIDTTPLRRIDNFHQSPSNISNASYVYLKKYRLLPEQRMSNDQVKLHNPESPVAPTPQSNQPMLDLDNIRNQPKLI is encoded by the exons ATGTTCATGCCGGAAACAGAAGATATGTTACCTAGAGCCGCACCAAGGCCAGCTGCGGCAGTGCCAATGGGACATAACGAGGAAATAGTGAAACCTACAGTTCCCGAagtatcaatattatttggTCAAGccccacaacagcaacaacaacagcagctgcgacctcaacaacaacaggagaCTACAACCACTTTTGCATCCTGGAAGAAACAATTATTGCCAAGGGTCAACTTTTCTCCAGTGCTGGCAACTGAACTGGGTCCAGCCTCACCGCCTGTTCCATCTACTGCTCCTGTTTGCAAcgattacaataattatttatcGCGTTCGCGCGGTCTTGACGTCGATCGCTCAACGCCCACTGTTAATTCAAATCTGTGTTACGCAGTAAATGTGCCGCACCCGTTCACACGAGAAACCTTCCCATCCACTCCTCAAAGCCATTGCCCCCCACACTATGTTCAAGGCCAATCCCCAGCCATCGCAACGGATGTACTTACTATTTGTGCTGGTACCCAAACAGAACCGGAATCTGTCGCATCTCGTCGAGATTCGCTGTCAGCAATAGCAGACGAGTTAGGGAACTTGGCCAACAAGAGTGATTTGAGGGAGGTGCTAGTCCAGCTGGACCTGATGCGCcaggagcagcagcatttgAGGCGACTATGCGAATCGTTggtgcagcaacagcaacaatgtgTGCAGAAAACATTTATGGAGACTTCAACGCAGTGCgacattttaaatgtgaaaa GTAATGCGATGGTGAAGCGCATAACGCCCGTAGTGCATGACTACATAGTAGAGGAGGATGAGCGTTCAACGCCATATGAAGGGCCCCCTAGAGCCGCTGCTCCGCCATTTCAATCGCCACGCGCTGTGCCGCCAATGGCCCAATCAACGGGATACCGCCCAAACACTCCACAACCAAAGCAGTCACCGGCAGCGAATAATCCCTTGATGAATGCCGTTCTACAAAAACCCAATACAGAAAAGAGTCTGGTGATGAATGAGTTGGCCCGCAAGTATCTGCCTCAAAGGCAAATCACCGAACTGATGGACGAATTGCGTCTgtcaccaacaacaacacccaCCAATGGTGTCGTTAACAACGCTAACGCTAGCGCGGGCATTGACACAACGCCACTGCGCCGCATTGACAACTTTCATCAGAGTCCCAGTAATATTTCTAATGCATCCTACGTATATCTCAAGAAATATCGCTTGTTGCCTGAGCAACGAATGTCCAACGATCAGGTTAAGTTGCACAATCCAGAATCACCAGTGGCACCAACTCCACAGAGTAATCAACCAATGCTCGACCTGGATAACATACGTAATCAGCCAAAACTAATTTAG
- the LOC132794239 gene encoding uncharacterized protein LOC132794239 — MPVLENIEAMTVNTSPAPVADMDDPHQAQPVREITQTDHLNKRLLKSLLDSMKTNATDAQENSTPTEANNDNNNDFDD; from the coding sequence ATGCCGGTATTAGAAAATATAGAAGCCATGACAGTAAACACATCACCTGCACCTGTAGCGGATATGGACGATCCACACCAAGCGCAGCCAGTTCGCGAAATAACCCAAACGGATCATCTCAATAAACGCCTCTTAAAATCATTGCTCGACTCGATGAAAACCAATGCAACTGACGCCCAAGAAAATTCAACACCCACAGAGGCAaacaacgacaataacaatGATTTTGATGATTGA
- the LOC132794238 gene encoding MRG/MORF4L-binding protein produces the protein MSTKDEWSAEEELQLFHAMEGLRPVGVNKHFYMSCISERLSKSLNREMPSDLIWRHLGTMYKLKELDNLESLPFPNEEREFSLPEQDYASFVSKKTTATNDGDEVSEATTDNNTSNKGGKFAVLQTSAGKDMEKEKKSSTKALDLPKRSAKRTRGSMSNESISPSTTPPPMQNNKRRRI, from the exons ATGTCGACTAAGGACGAATGGTCCGCGGAAGAGGAGCTGCAGCTCTTCCACGCTATGGAGGGTCTGCGCCCGGTGGGTGTCAACAAACACTTCTACATGTCCTGCATTTCGGAACGCCTGTCAAAGTCTCTTAACCGCGAAATGCCTAGTGATTTAATCTGGCGTCATTTGGGTACAATGTACAAGCTGAAGGAACTTGACAATCTCGAGTCTCTGCCGTTTCCGAATGAAGAGCGCGAGTTTAGTTTACCTGAACAGGATTATGCATCGTTCgtaagcaaaaaaacaactgcaacCAATGATGGGGATGAAGTGTCCGAAGCgacaaccgacaacaacaccagcaacaaag GTGGAAAGTTTGCAGTATTACAGACAAGTGCCGGCAAGGATatggaaaaagaaaagaagtcGTCCACAAAAGCCTTGGATTTGCCAAAGAGGTCTGCAAAGCGCACTCGCGGTTCCATGTCGAATGAATCTATTAGTCCCTCAACAACACCACCGCCtatgcaaaacaacaaacgtCGACGTATTTAG
- the LOC132794240 gene encoding guanine nucleotide-binding protein subunit gamma-1, with translation MDVMSSSVQQQRNLVADLRREAAINRQTVSESCAKMMKYITEHEQEDYLWTGFTSQKVNPFREKSSCTAL, from the coding sequence ATGGACGTAATGTCATCATCCGTACAACAGCAGCGCAACCTCGTCGCAGACCTGCGTCGCGAAGCCGCCATTAATCGCCAGACGGTATCGGAGTCGTGCGCCAAGATGATGAAATACATCACGGAGCACGAGCAGGAGGATTACCTATGGACTGGTTTTACCAGCCAGAAGGTAAATCCATTCCGTGAGAAATCCTCGTGTACTGCTCTCTAA
- the LOC132794231 gene encoding T-complex protein 1 subunit theta: protein MALSVPKAPGVSQMLKDGARMYSGLEEAVYRNISACKEFAQTLRSAYGPNGMNKMIINHIEKQFVTSDAGTIMRELDVEHPAAKLIVMASQMQDAEVGDGTNFVVVFAGALLEAAEELLRLGITTAEIADGYEKALNKALEILPQLVCHKVEDYRDVSKVKEVLRTAIMSKQYGQEDFLNDLVSKACVSILPDEGTFNVDNIRICKILGSGLAKSEVVRGMVFKRFVEGDITFAEKAKVVIFSCPVDIIQTETKGTVLIKSADELLNFSSGEESLLEAQIKAIADTGVKVVVAGGKVGDMALHYLNKYNLMAVRLNSKFDLRRLSRAVNATVLPRITTPSQEELGYCDKVCIEELGDTTIVAFRNEGKDSRIATIVIRGATDNFMDDIERALDDAVNNFKCLTRDGRYLPGAGATEIELATQLAAYADTLPGLDQYAVRKFANALEVFPKALAENTGTNATEIVNQLYLAHNGEKGKNIGYDIEAETAATVDAVEAKIFDLYQAKFWGLKYAVGAAATILKVDQIIMAKRAGGPKPRQAAGSDDES from the exons ATGGCTTTATCTGTACCCAAAGCACCCGGAGTGTCGCAAATGCTCAAGGATGGTGCCCGT ATGTATAGCGGGCTGGAGGAGGCAGTCTATCGCAATATCAGCGCCTGTAAGGAGTTTGCACAGACATTGCGTTCGGCTTATGGACCAAATGGCATGAACAAAATGATCATCAATCACATTGAGAAGCAATTCGTCACAAGCGATGCTGGCACCATCATGCGCGAGCTAGATGTGGAGCACCCGGCTGCCAAGCTTATTGTGATGGCCAGTCAAATGCAGGACGCTGAGGTCGGTGATGGCACCAATTTCGTCGTCGTCTTTGCCGGTGCTCTGCTGGAGGCTGCCGAGGAGCTGTTACGCCTGGGCATCACAACCGCCGAGATTGCCGATGGATATGAGAAGGCGTTGAACAAGGCTTTGGAAATATTGCCCCAGCTGGTGTGCCACAAAGTCGAAGATTATCGCGATGTTTCCAAGGTGAAGGAAGTGCTGCGCACTGCCATCATGTCTAAGCAATATGGCCAGGAAGATTTCCTCAACGATCTGGTGAGCAAAGCCTGCGTCTCCATTTTGCCCGATGAGGGCACTTTTAATGTGGACAACATTCGCATCTGCAAGATCCTTGGCAGCGGTCTGGCCAAGTCCGAGGTGGTGCGTGGCATGGTATTCAAGCGTTTTGTCGAGGGCGATATCACCTTTGCGGAAAAGGCGAAGGTGGTTATCTTCTCGTGTCCCGTTGACATTATTCAGACGGAAACTAAGGGCACAGTGCTGATCAAGTCGGCGGATGAGCTCTTGAATTTCTCGTCGGGTGAGGAGAGTTTGCTGGAGGCACAAATCAAGGCGATTGCCGATACTGGCGTTAAGGTTGTCGTTGCAGGCGGCAAAGTGGGTGACATGGCGCTGCATTACTTGAACAAATACAATCTGATGGCAGTACGTCTCAACTCCAAATTCGATTTGCGTCGCTTGAGTCGCGCCGTCAATGCCACAGTGCTTCCCCGCATTACGACGCCCAGCCAGGAGGAGTTGGGTTATTGCGACAAAGTCTGCATCGAGGAACTGGGTGATACCACAATTGTGGCCTTCAG AAATGAAGGCAAGGACTCACGCATTGCCACTATTGTTATTCGAGGCGCCACAGACAACTTTATGGATGACATTGAGCGCGCTCTGGATGATGCCGTTAACAACTTTAAGTGTTTAACCCGTGATGGTCGTTATTTGCCCGGTGCTGGAGCTACTGAAATAGAGTTGGCCACACAACTGGCTGCTTATGCTGACACATTGCCCGGCTTGGATCAGTATGCGGTGCGCAAGTTTGCCAATGCTCTGGAAGTGTTCCCCAAGGCGCTGGCCGAAAATACTGGCACCAATGCCACTGAGATTGTCAACCAATTGTATTTGGCCCACAACGGCGAGAAGGGCAAAAATATTGGATATGACATAGAGGCAGAGACAGCGGCAACAGTCGATGCGGTGGAAGCGAAAATCTTTGATCTGTATCAAGCCAAATTCTGGGGTCTCAAATATGCTGTTGGTGCAGCTGCAACCATTCTGAAAGTGGATCAGATTATCATGGCTAAGCGTGCTGGCGGTCCAAAGCCACGACAGGCTGCAGGCAGTGATGATGAAAGTTAA